In one Limosilactobacillus oris genomic region, the following are encoded:
- a CDS encoding helix-turn-helix domain-containing protein, with protein sequence MSRKSKYNAEEKLLILHELDHSSIKEVTWKYAVGKSTVLSWRLLYKYQGIDGLRSDHHNHSYSREFKLALIQQYQESTDSLRVFAVKHGLKSDKQLSDWIIQYNESKLKAYTPRKRDSIMPGRKTTFEERLLIIEDLIKHDVNYNWAVNKYHVSYQQVYGWYQKYRKSGNDPQSLRDRRGKAKPKAEWTELDKLRAENRLLKAEMKRNEMEVAFAKKLMEIRSREAKSSSNNKSSKN encoded by the coding sequence ATGTCTAGGAAATCAAAATATAACGCGGAAGAGAAACTATTAATATTACATGAATTAGATCATTCAAGTATTAAAGAAGTTACATGGAAGTATGCAGTTGGCAAGAGCACTGTTTTGTCTTGGCGACTTCTTTATAAATACCAAGGTATTGACGGACTGCGATCTGATCACCACAATCATAGTTACTCAAGAGAATTTAAGTTGGCTTTAATTCAGCAGTACCAGGAATCAACCGATTCCCTTCGAGTATTCGCAGTTAAACATGGATTAAAATCAGATAAACAGTTATCAGACTGGATTATCCAGTATAATGAATCAAAACTGAAGGCTTATACGCCAAGAAAGCGAGATTCAATTATGCCAGGACGCAAAACTACTTTTGAAGAACGATTATTGATCATTGAGGACTTAATCAAGCACGACGTTAATTACAATTGGGCCGTCAATAAATATCATGTGAGTTACCAACAGGTTTATGGATGGTATCAGAAATATCGTAAGAGTGGTAATGACCCGCAATCACTTCGTGATCGGCGGGGTAAAGCTAAGCCTAAAGCAGAGTGGACAGAACTAGATAAATTAAGAGCGGAGAACCGGCTATTGAAGGCTGAAATGAAACGGAATGAGATGGAGGTCGCCTTCGCAAAAAAATTAATGGAAATTCGCAGTCGGGAGGCGAAAAGTTCTTCAAACAACAAGTCATCAAAGAACTAA
- a CDS encoding folate family ECF transporter S component: MSILSFSGPRLTTRHLTLAALLVALKIILGKLSVGDPAVLKFSFGFIATALIGYYLGPWIGGMAMVVNDLISNTILNTGSMFFPGFTFSAFVSGVIAGLFLYQQKVTWQRVFIYEFVQILVTNVFFTTLWVYLMSLSSSSTGRTFTALLAIRVPKEVISWPLEAILVLIILRQLSRLNLHLDR, encoded by the coding sequence ATGTCAATCCTATCATTTTCAGGTCCCCGCCTTACTACGCGGCATTTGACCCTGGCTGCCCTCCTGGTAGCCCTGAAAATTATCCTCGGTAAGTTATCAGTCGGTGATCCAGCTGTCCTCAAATTCAGCTTCGGCTTTATCGCGACGGCCCTGATCGGTTACTACCTTGGACCATGGATTGGCGGAATGGCAATGGTCGTTAACGATTTGATCAGTAACACCATTCTGAATACCGGCAGTATGTTCTTCCCCGGTTTCACCTTTTCCGCCTTCGTTTCCGGCGTGATTGCTGGTCTCTTTCTCTACCAGCAAAAGGTTACCTGGCAGCGCGTCTTTATCTACGAATTCGTCCAGATCCTGGTAACCAACGTTTTCTTCACGACGCTGTGGGTCTACCTGATGAGCCTCAGCTCGTCCAGCACCGGTCGGACATTTACCGCCCTGCTGGCCATCCGGGTGCCCAAGGAAGTTATTTCTTGGCCGCTGGAAGCCATCCTGGTGCTGATTATTCTGCGGCAGTTGTCCCGCTTAAATCTACATTTAGACCGTTAA
- a CDS encoding winged helix-turn-helix transcriptional regulator: MARNTYLLGIDYLIDLVKGKYKTSIICQLGKQDQHFGKLLRNVNLENHDQVTKKVLSQQLKVLIAAGIVSRTIIPTMPPQTQYALTPVGKQIRELMVKLSLTGEQLVKENNPQVTIGYSYGCISEPGLHPRNE; encoded by the coding sequence ATGGCGCGAAATACATATTTGCTAGGGATTGACTACTTGATTGATCTGGTGAAGGGAAAGTATAAGACTTCCATTATTTGCCAACTGGGCAAGCAAGATCAACATTTTGGTAAACTATTGCGCAACGTTAACCTTGAAAATCACGACCAAGTCACCAAAAAGGTGCTGTCGCAGCAACTAAAAGTGCTGATTGCGGCTGGAATAGTGAGCCGGACGATTATCCCAACGATGCCGCCCCAGACACAGTATGCTCTCACCCCGGTCGGCAAACAGATCCGTGAATTGATGGTGAAGCTGTCGCTAACGGGAGAGCAGCTGGTTAAAGAAAACAACCCCCAGGTGACGATTGGATATTCGTATGGCTGTATTAGTGAGCCTGGTCTTCACCCACGAAATGAGTAA
- the ribD gene encoding bifunctional diaminohydroxyphosphoribosylaminopyrimidine deaminase/5-amino-6-(5-phosphoribosylamino)uracil reductase RibD, whose amino-acid sequence MNDEDLMGLAVAAAKQAGVATWRNPQVGAVVVKNGHVLATGHTQPYGGPHAERDALSQLAPGQAAGATLYVTLEPCNHYGKQPPCTQLIIDSGIQRVVVAQLDPHALVTGKGVAALRQHGVEVVTGVGAQQAAQVNPHYNFFYRHHRPWVTLKQAVSLDGRVSAGPGQRTAITNQAVYRRVHQERAGFQGIVIGSTTAIVDDPTLLPTTQLDHLPIRVVLDRRGRLADYSDRQLFQDGLAPTWVFTERESLPDRLGPRARVFVLPDCSVPAVVQVLAEEGVQSLYVEGGPTIHAAFARAGLVEEVLTYLSPVMLGQEGVPVFAPPETWRFQDQQLELLGNNVRIAERERQDV is encoded by the coding sequence ATGAATGATGAAGATTTGATGGGACTAGCGGTCGCGGCGGCCAAGCAGGCCGGAGTGGCAACCTGGCGGAATCCTCAGGTCGGGGCCGTGGTGGTCAAAAACGGTCACGTGCTGGCAACGGGGCATACCCAGCCCTATGGCGGTCCCCATGCGGAGCGGGATGCCCTCAGCCAACTTGCCCCGGGGCAGGCTGCCGGAGCGACCCTCTATGTGACCCTAGAACCCTGCAACCACTACGGCAAACAGCCGCCCTGTACCCAGCTGATTATTGACTCTGGGATCCAGCGGGTAGTTGTCGCCCAGCTCGATCCCCACGCCTTAGTCACTGGTAAAGGGGTTGCCGCCCTGCGCCAGCACGGGGTTGAAGTGGTAACCGGGGTCGGTGCTCAGCAGGCAGCACAGGTTAACCCGCACTACAACTTCTTTTACCGTCACCACCGTCCCTGGGTGACCCTCAAACAGGCGGTAAGTCTCGATGGTCGGGTTAGCGCCGGGCCTGGGCAACGGACGGCAATCACCAACCAGGCGGTTTACCGGCGGGTCCACCAAGAACGGGCCGGTTTTCAGGGAATTGTCATCGGGAGCACGACGGCGATTGTGGACGATCCAACCCTGCTGCCGACCACCCAGCTTGACCATCTGCCGATCCGGGTAGTGCTGGATCGCCGGGGTCGGTTGGCGGACTATTCTGACCGTCAACTTTTTCAGGACGGCCTGGCACCCACCTGGGTGTTCACGGAAAGGGAATCCTTGCCCGACCGCCTCGGTCCGCGGGCACGGGTCTTTGTGTTACCGGACTGTTCGGTACCGGCGGTCGTTCAAGTGCTGGCCGAAGAAGGCGTTCAATCATTATATGTCGAGGGTGGACCGACGATTCACGCCGCCTTCGCCCGGGCTGGACTGGTGGAGGAGGTCCTGACCTATCTTAGCCCGGTCATGCTTGGCCAGGAAGGGGTGCCGGTCTTTGCGCCACCAGAAACGTGGCGGTTTCAAGACCAGCAGCTAGAACTTTTAGGAAACAACGTCCGAATTGCGGAAAGGGAGCGGCAAGATGTTTAG
- a CDS encoding riboflavin synthase, protein MFSGLVQGTGKITELQKRGETIELTLAPTNAEILTELAIGDSVAVDGTCLTVVARDQRAFRVTLMPQTFEKTTFRERHTGDLVNLERSVQVGDRLEGHIVTGHVDEVTHVVERRVNENAIEVRFALPHRLQGQVVAQGSVAINGVSLTVMAVGPEWFSVGLIPHTQTVTNLDQLQEGSLVNLETDILGKYVVANLQRGAE, encoded by the coding sequence ATGTTTAGTGGATTAGTACAAGGAACTGGCAAAATTACGGAGTTGCAAAAGCGGGGCGAGACAATCGAACTGACGCTGGCGCCGACGAACGCGGAAATATTAACGGAACTGGCAATCGGGGACTCGGTCGCCGTTGATGGTACCTGCCTGACCGTGGTTGCTCGGGACCAGCGGGCGTTTCGGGTGACCTTGATGCCCCAAACCTTTGAGAAGACGACCTTTCGGGAGCGGCACACTGGTGACCTGGTCAATTTGGAACGGTCAGTGCAGGTTGGCGACCGCCTGGAGGGCCACATTGTTACGGGGCACGTCGATGAGGTGACGCACGTGGTCGAGCGCCGGGTCAACGAAAACGCGATTGAGGTCCGCTTCGCCCTCCCGCACCGGCTTCAAGGCCAGGTCGTTGCCCAGGGGAGCGTCGCCATCAACGGGGTCAGCCTGACGGTTATGGCGGTCGGTCCAGAATGGTTTTCCGTCGGTCTGATTCCGCATACCCAGACCGTGACCAACCTCGACCAGCTCCAGGAAGGAAGTTTGGTTAACTTAGAAACCGACATTTTAGGCAAGTACGTTGTCGCAAATTTGCAGAGAGGGGCGGAATAA
- a CDS encoding N-acetylmuramoyl-L-alanine amidase: MMQKKRARLLAVVTAVALGVLLITTQFDQQVHYVNPGTLNHHFFWRRGWYYDGTDWVYVRGGRKVTGSQKINGVQYHFRADGRQILPYQVSRQYELTSSQGSNQRATPKYIILHDVGSRATGQQAASFMQRTANSNQAYTNFIVGNGGTVYLMKEPGTVSWGAGTTVNQNAPVQIELGQTSNAATFRRDYQAYVALARDMAGKYNIPLTLDQGGAGAKGIKSHRWVSQHIWGDHQDPYEYLARFGVTKQELVDDLAG, translated from the coding sequence ATGATGCAGAAAAAACGGGCAAGACTGCTTGCAGTCGTAACGGCCGTGGCCCTCGGCGTGCTGCTTATCACGACCCAATTCGATCAGCAGGTTCATTATGTTAATCCAGGCACACTTAACCATCATTTTTTCTGGCGTCGGGGATGGTACTACGACGGCACTGACTGGGTATACGTACGGGGCGGTCGCAAGGTAACCGGTAGCCAGAAAATTAACGGCGTCCAGTACCACTTCCGGGCGGACGGGCGGCAAATTTTGCCTTACCAGGTCAGTCGGCAATACGAGTTGACAAGCAGTCAGGGCAGCAACCAGCGGGCAACGCCAAAGTATATCATTTTACATGACGTTGGCAGCCGGGCGACCGGCCAGCAGGCAGCTAGTTTTATGCAGCGGACCGCGAACAGTAACCAGGCCTACACGAACTTTATTGTCGGAAATGGCGGCACCGTCTACCTGATGAAAGAGCCGGGGACCGTTTCCTGGGGTGCTGGAACGACGGTCAACCAGAACGCCCCGGTCCAAATTGAACTCGGTCAAACCAGCAATGCGGCAACCTTTCGCCGGGACTACCAGGCTTACGTTGCCCTAGCGCGGGATATGGCCGGTAAGTATAACATCCCGCTGACCCTCGACCAGGGCGGTGCTGGCGCCAAGGGGATCAAGAGTCACCGCTGGGTTAGTCAGCATATCTGGGGCGACCACCAGGATCCCTATGAATACCTCGCGCGTTTTGGGGTAACCAAGCAGGAATTAGTTGATGACTTAGCAGGATAA
- the ribH gene encoding 6,7-dimethyl-8-ribityllumazine synthase, which translates to MNEYQGKFDQTNLQIAIVVGDFNSTVTSQLVAGAVGTLKKFGLASDRIDVYHVPGAFEIPFAAKRLVATERYDGVMTLGAVIKGGTDHYDLICQSVTKGIMELNLQGKVPVTFGILTTDNIDQALQRSGLKMGNEGSSTAQSLLEMISLARQIG; encoded by the coding sequence ATGAATGAATACCAAGGAAAATTTGACCAAACGAACCTGCAAATCGCAATTGTAGTGGGGGATTTTAATTCGACGGTGACTAGTCAGCTGGTTGCTGGGGCGGTTGGCACTCTGAAAAAGTTCGGCCTGGCGAGCGACCGGATCGACGTTTACCATGTTCCTGGGGCCTTTGAGATTCCCTTCGCGGCCAAACGCTTGGTGGCGACTGAACGCTACGACGGCGTGATGACCCTCGGGGCCGTAATCAAGGGCGGGACCGACCACTACGACTTGATTTGCCAAAGCGTCACTAAGGGGATTATGGAACTCAACCTGCAGGGGAAGGTGCCGGTGACCTTTGGAATTTTGACGACCGACAACATCGACCAGGCCCTGCAACGGTCCGGCCTCAAAATGGGCAACGAGGGCAGCAGTACTGCTCAAAGCCTGCTAGAGATGATCTCCCTGGCGCGGCAGATTGGGTAA
- a CDS encoding low molecular weight protein-tyrosine-phosphatase: MKVIFVCLGNICRSPMAEAMFKQMVRNANLQDQITVDSAGTSDIAAGLSADSRTKKILDKYNIPDDGMIARQLNDRDYQETDYIIVMDQINMVDAKDMAPAGLAGKVHGIYETTPSKQGNWISDPWITHRFQETYDSLSEALPNWLERINKEL, encoded by the coding sequence ATGAAAGTTATTTTTGTCTGCCTCGGTAATATCTGCCGGTCACCGATGGCGGAGGCGATGTTTAAACAAATGGTTCGGAACGCTAACCTCCAGGACCAAATTACCGTTGACTCCGCGGGAACCAGCGACATTGCCGCAGGCCTCTCTGCTGACTCCCGAACGAAGAAAATTCTGGATAAGTATAACATCCCTGATGACGGCATGATTGCCCGGCAGCTCAACGACCGGGACTACCAAGAAACCGACTACATCATCGTGATGGACCAGATAAACATGGTCGACGCTAAGGACATGGCTCCGGCGGGACTCGCTGGCAAGGTGCACGGAATTTACGAGACAACCCCGAGCAAGCAGGGCAACTGGATCTCTGACCCGTGGATCACCCACCGCTTCCAGGAAACTTACGACAGTCTGAGTGAGGCCCTGCCAAACTGGTTAGAACGGATTAATAAGGAATTGTAA
- a CDS encoding GNAT family N-acetyltransferase, which yields MIRKMKPADLNAIMEIWLSSNLDAHSFVGRQYWQEQLPAVRAAIQDAEVYCYIATNDTIAGFIGLFVASKYRQQGIGSKLLAFVQGYYQQLTLDAYPQNQRAVAFYHRHGFVTSQQDATNVHMTWTAPE from the coding sequence ATGATTAGGAAAATGAAACCAGCTGACCTCAACGCCATCATGGAAATCTGGCTGAGCAGCAACCTCGATGCCCACTCTTTTGTTGGCAGGCAATATTGGCAAGAGCAACTGCCAGCGGTGCGGGCCGCGATTCAAGACGCCGAGGTTTACTGCTACATTGCCACCAACGACACCATTGCTGGCTTTATCGGCCTGTTCGTGGCGAGCAAGTATCGCCAGCAAGGCATCGGCAGCAAGCTATTAGCCTTCGTCCAAGGTTATTACCAGCAGCTAACCCTGGACGCCTATCCCCAAAACCAGCGAGCAGTTGCTTTTTACCACCGGCACGGCTTTGTCACCAGTCAGCAGGACGCGACGAATGTCCACATGACCTGGACCGCCCCAGAATAA
- the ribA gene encoding GTP cyclohydrolase II, producing the protein MDVKKIQAAIEQLKQGGLVIVMDDLDREAEGDLVGLASKATPAKVNFMTKHARGLMCVPMAPAVADRLELRQMTVDNTDPFGTAFTISVDHHSTTTGISAFDRCRTISHLADPASRNADFYKPGHIFPLVAKAGGVLERNGHTEAAVDLAKLAGVEPVAYICEILKDNGEMARSPELHEMAAEYGLPIITIKDLQEYRRNPVSRPVEEVKLPSAYGDFRLRRFAGDNLALIKGDLTGEEPVMVRLHSECFTGDVLGSLRCDCGPQLHAAMERINATGRGVVLYLRQEGRGIGLENKLRAYRLQEQGYDTVEANEQLGFRPDERQYDLAAKMLKQLGVRRVALLTNNPDKISQLRLDGIEITRRVPLEIQPNRYDRRYLATKKEKFHHLLTLEAD; encoded by the coding sequence ATGGACGTTAAGAAAATACAAGCAGCAATTGAACAGCTAAAACAGGGCGGGCTGGTCATTGTCATGGACGACCTTGACCGGGAAGCCGAAGGTGATTTGGTCGGCCTGGCTAGCAAGGCCACGCCCGCTAAGGTCAACTTCATGACCAAGCACGCCCGGGGGTTGATGTGCGTACCGATGGCGCCTGCCGTGGCTGACCGGCTCGAACTGCGGCAGATGACGGTCGATAATACGGACCCGTTCGGCACGGCCTTTACGATTAGCGTCGACCACCATTCAACCACCACCGGGATTTCTGCCTTTGATCGCTGCCGAACGATTAGCCACCTGGCGGATCCGGCTTCCCGGAACGCTGATTTTTATAAGCCGGGGCATATTTTCCCACTGGTTGCCAAGGCTGGCGGGGTACTGGAACGGAACGGTCACACCGAGGCGGCGGTCGACCTCGCCAAGCTGGCGGGAGTCGAACCGGTGGCCTACATTTGCGAAATCCTCAAGGACAACGGCGAGATGGCTCGGTCGCCGGAGCTCCACGAAATGGCGGCCGAGTACGGCTTGCCGATCATCACGATCAAGGACCTGCAGGAATACCGGCGAAACCCGGTGAGTAGGCCGGTAGAGGAGGTCAAGCTGCCGAGTGCATACGGCGACTTTCGCCTGCGCCGGTTTGCCGGTGACAACCTGGCTCTCATCAAGGGTGACCTCACTGGTGAAGAACCGGTTATGGTGCGCCTGCATTCGGAGTGCTTTACCGGTGACGTTCTGGGGTCGCTCCGCTGCGACTGCGGGCCCCAGCTTCACGCGGCAATGGAGCGAATCAACGCTACGGGTCGGGGCGTAGTCCTCTACCTGCGTCAAGAGGGTCGGGGAATCGGCTTGGAAAACAAGCTCCGGGCCTACCGTCTTCAGGAGCAGGGCTACGATACCGTGGAGGCGAATGAGCAGCTGGGTTTCCGGCCCGATGAGCGCCAGTACGACCTGGCTGCGAAGATGCTCAAGCAGCTCGGGGTTCGCCGGGTGGCCCTTTTGACCAACAACCCGGATAAGATTAGCCAGTTACGGCTCGACGGGATTGAAATTACCCGGCGGGTCCCGCTGGAAATCCAGCCCAATCGGTATGACCGGCGTTACCTGGCGACAAAGAAGGAAAAATTTCACCACTTATTAACATTGGAGGCAGATTAA
- a CDS encoding pentapeptide repeat-containing protein, translating to MQTEFSRKVVLSVVKTYEDQEFNQVTQGATELSDLKFVDCQFNNCRFEDLTLTNVQLQECSFRHCTIANVTTTFSAGRNLQFEQCNLIGISWGELVIDKYSLVIDRLTNSLLKYNNFIGMELPNFSFTTNEILNSNFEDCNLQKAQFNGCELADTQFISDDLRRADFTADIKIK from the coding sequence ATGCAGACAGAATTTAGTAGGAAAGTAGTGTTATCCGTGGTAAAAACTTATGAAGACCAAGAATTTAACCAGGTGACCCAGGGGGCAACTGAGCTGAGCGACCTGAAATTTGTCGATTGTCAGTTTAACAACTGCCGCTTTGAGGACCTGACCCTCACCAACGTGCAACTTCAGGAGTGTTCTTTTAGACACTGCACGATAGCGAACGTCACCACGACTTTTTCGGCGGGCCGCAACCTGCAGTTTGAACAGTGCAACCTGATTGGAATCAGCTGGGGCGAACTGGTCATTGATAAGTATTCGCTGGTGATTGACCGGTTAACCAACAGCCTCCTCAAGTATAATAACTTTATCGGGATGGAGCTGCCTAATTTCAGTTTTACAACAAACGAGATTTTGAATTCCAACTTTGAGGACTGTAATTTGCAGAAGGCGCAGTTTAATGGTTGCGAATTGGCGGACACGCAATTTATCAGTGATGACTTGCGGCGGGCCGACTTCACCGCGGATATTAAAATTAAATAA
- a CDS encoding type 1 glutamine amidotransferase produces MRINVLQHTPNEGPGAIQAWADEREHEFYVYHPYQFGSLPTAEKTDLLVVLGGPMSPNDDLPWIKQERVLIKQLLAQHKPIFGACYGAQQIAKTLGYQIGKAPHKEVGWAPVYRQSTAVPGIPEKLDALHWHEEMFEVPYEAQLLFSSDLVKNQGFLLGDNVIGLQFHFEPLADNVREMAVNDDQYPLEHNDLHQTPQEIIDHGVPAENKRVMFSLLDFITK; encoded by the coding sequence ATGCGGATTAATGTTCTTCAACACACCCCTAACGAGGGACCGGGAGCAATTCAAGCCTGGGCAGACGAGCGGGAACACGAGTTCTATGTCTACCATCCCTACCAGTTCGGCAGCCTGCCGACTGCTGAGAAGACGGACTTGCTGGTTGTCCTCGGCGGCCCAATGAGCCCTAATGACGACCTGCCCTGGATTAAGCAGGAGCGGGTGCTAATCAAACAGCTGCTGGCCCAGCACAAGCCGATCTTCGGTGCCTGCTACGGTGCCCAACAAATTGCCAAGACCCTTGGCTACCAGATTGGCAAAGCGCCGCACAAGGAAGTTGGGTGGGCACCGGTTTACCGGCAATCGACGGCGGTTCCTGGGATCCCAGAGAAGTTGGATGCCCTCCATTGGCACGAAGAAATGTTTGAGGTGCCCTATGAAGCTCAGTTGCTCTTCTCCAGTGATTTGGTAAAGAACCAGGGCTTCCTCCTGGGCGACAACGTGATTGGTCTGCAATTCCACTTCGAACCGTTGGCTGATAACGTCCGTGAGATGGCGGTCAACGACGACCAGTACCCCCTCGAACACAATGACCTTCACCAGACACCGCAGGAAATTATCGACCACGGTGTCCCGGCAGAGAACAAGCGGGTGATGTTTAGCCTGTTAGATTTTATTACAAAGTAG
- a CDS encoding M1 family metallopeptidase: MAENTRLYDLFQPDHYDVYLDINRAKKTIAGNTTINGHASQPVIKLNQKYLHITAVTVDQQPVPFTVKDDEEAVEITLPAAGDVKLSVDYTASLIDTMMGIYPSYYEVNGEQKQVIGTQFETTAARQAFPSVDEPAAKATFSLAIKFDEHPGETIIANMPENHVENGVHYFDETVRMSTYLVAFAFGELQSKLTTTKSGVRVGVFATKAHQPKELDFALDIAKRAIEFYEDFYQTPYPLPHSWQLALPDFSAGAMENWGLVTYREAYLLLDPDNTSLDMKQLVATVITHELAHQWFGDLVTMKWWDDLWLNESFANMMEYVAVDAIHPEWKIWELFQTSEAPMALQRDATDGVQPVHVDVNNPAEIDSIFDPAIVYAKGSRMLVMMRALLGDKALREGLKNYFAAHQYNNAAGNDLWQALGDASGLNIGQIMHSWLEQPGYPVVTATVNDQGQLVLSQQQFFIGDGQDTGRTWQIPLNSNYPAAPQIMVDQEVVLGDYQDLRETAGEPFRLNLGNNSHFIVKYDDQLLQDILDHADQLDAISQRQLLQDLRLLAEGQQISYAALLPLLAHFADSQSAIVNSELYHIANSLKMFVTPGSAEEKQLKRFFNLLSQGQVARLGWLPKDGESNDDQLTRPYVLNAALYAHNEEAIKAAHQIFIDNQDQLVSLSADVRGLILKNEVQNFGSHDLFDQLLTAYQQTTDPSYKADLRMAIPTTTDPELIKTIIGHYKDANVIKPQDLRAWYRGVLANNAGQEAAWSWLREDWQWLEDTVGGDMEFASFITVSAGIFHTPARLAEFKEFFEPKIDTPGLTREIKMDIRIIESKVALVEKEQAAVNAAVAKAI; this comes from the coding sequence ATGGCAGAAAACACACGACTCTATGACCTTTTCCAGCCCGACCATTACGATGTCTACCTCGACATCAACCGGGCGAAAAAGACCATTGCGGGAAACACGACCATTAATGGTCACGCTAGCCAACCCGTAATCAAATTAAATCAAAAGTACCTCCACATCACCGCGGTCACAGTGGACCAGCAACCGGTACCTTTTACCGTCAAAGACGATGAAGAAGCGGTCGAAATCACCCTTCCGGCAGCCGGCGACGTCAAACTAAGCGTCGACTACACGGCCTCATTGATCGATACCATGATGGGGATCTACCCATCCTACTACGAAGTCAACGGCGAACAGAAGCAGGTCATCGGCACCCAATTTGAAACTACCGCCGCTCGCCAGGCCTTCCCGTCCGTCGATGAACCCGCTGCTAAAGCGACCTTCAGCCTGGCAATCAAATTCGATGAACACCCTGGCGAAACGATCATTGCCAACATGCCGGAGAATCACGTGGAAAACGGCGTTCACTACTTCGACGAAACCGTCCGAATGTCGACCTACCTGGTTGCCTTTGCCTTTGGTGAACTCCAAAGCAAGCTGACCACAACTAAGTCTGGTGTCCGGGTCGGCGTCTTTGCAACCAAGGCCCACCAGCCAAAGGAACTCGACTTTGCCTTAGACATTGCCAAGCGGGCAATCGAATTCTACGAGGACTTCTACCAAACCCCGTACCCGCTGCCGCACTCCTGGCAACTAGCCCTGCCCGACTTTTCGGCTGGGGCGATGGAGAACTGGGGGTTGGTAACCTACCGGGAAGCCTACCTCCTGCTTGACCCCGACAACACCTCGCTTGACATGAAGCAGCTGGTCGCCACCGTCATCACCCACGAACTGGCCCACCAGTGGTTTGGTGACCTGGTTACGATGAAGTGGTGGGACGACCTCTGGCTCAACGAGAGCTTTGCCAACATGATGGAATACGTCGCCGTTGACGCCATTCACCCCGAATGGAAGATTTGGGAACTATTCCAAACTTCTGAAGCCCCAATGGCTCTGCAACGAGACGCCACGGACGGTGTTCAACCAGTCCACGTCGATGTTAACAATCCGGCCGAGATCGACTCCATTTTCGACCCGGCAATCGTGTACGCTAAGGGATCGCGGATGCTAGTGATGATGCGGGCGCTCCTTGGTGATAAAGCACTGCGGGAAGGTTTGAAGAACTACTTCGCCGCCCACCAATACAATAATGCCGCCGGAAATGACCTCTGGCAAGCCCTTGGCGACGCTTCCGGCCTAAACATCGGCCAGATTATGCACTCCTGGCTTGAACAGCCCGGCTACCCTGTCGTCACGGCGACCGTAAATGACCAGGGGCAACTCGTACTTAGCCAACAACAATTCTTTATCGGCGACGGTCAGGATACCGGCCGGACCTGGCAAATTCCGCTCAACAGCAACTACCCGGCCGCTCCACAGATCATGGTCGATCAAGAAGTTGTCCTAGGCGATTACCAAGACTTGCGGGAGACCGCCGGCGAACCATTCCGTCTCAATCTTGGCAACAACTCCCACTTTATCGTCAAGTACGATGACCAGCTCCTCCAAGACATTCTGGACCACGCTGATCAGCTGGACGCCATCAGCCAGCGACAATTACTTCAGGATTTGCGCCTGCTTGCCGAGGGACAGCAAATCTCCTACGCCGCCCTGCTACCACTTCTGGCCCACTTTGCAGATTCCCAGTCCGCCATCGTCAACTCTGAACTCTACCACATCGCCAACAGCCTCAAGATGTTCGTAACGCCAGGCTCAGCAGAAGAAAAGCAGCTCAAACGCTTCTTTAACCTGCTCAGCCAGGGTCAGGTGGCCCGACTCGGCTGGCTACCAAAGGACGGCGAAAGCAACGATGACCAGCTGACCCGGCCATACGTCCTCAACGCGGCCCTCTACGCCCACAACGAGGAAGCCATTAAAGCGGCCCACCAGATTTTCATCGACAATCAGGACCAGCTCGTCAGCCTGTCCGCGGATGTGCGGGGCCTGATTCTGAAAAATGAGGTCCAGAACTTCGGTAGCCACGATCTCTTTGACCAGTTGCTGACCGCCTACCAGCAGACGACCGACCCAAGCTACAAGGCTGACCTGCGGATGGCAATCCCAACCACGACCGACCCAGAACTGATTAAGACGATCATCGGTCACTACAAGGACGCCAACGTCATCAAGCCGCAGGACCTCCGTGCCTGGTACCGTGGTGTTCTGGCGAACAACGCCGGTCAGGAAGCTGCTTGGTCGTGGCTCCGTGAAGACTGGCAGTGGCTAGAGGACACGGTCGGTGGTGACATGGAGTTTGCCAGCTTCATCACCGTTTCCGCTGGAATCTTCCACACCCCGGCCCGCCTCGCCGAATTCAAGGAATTCTTTGAACCGAAGATTGACACCCCTGGTCTGACCCGGGAAATCAAGATGGACATCCGGATCATCGAGAGCAAGGTCGCCCTGGTTGAAAAAGAACAAGCAGCAGTTAATGCCGCGGTTGCTAAGGCAATTTAA